A window of the Helianthus annuus cultivar XRQ/B chromosome 4, HanXRQr2.0-SUNRISE, whole genome shotgun sequence genome harbors these coding sequences:
- the LOC110924268 gene encoding uncharacterized protein LOC110924268 produces the protein MAYDPFDDDEFIDTNNDADDEDLGSNVEHITTVGMPPRREKRNSGRRNGGGPNEPDPNIVAAITQAFTAMLPTLVQAVRGPDPNSNPNPNPNPNPNPNPNPNPNPNPNPDPIPNGVIGDWLDKFIKQKLRSFTKATTPIVARDWIANIEKIFRALGVGDEFKSRLASYKLEEDAQTCWISWVSAGTPEEQAEKYQWAVCDWIRRAIIQSTFPTVAEAAKAAKRVDMENKNLWVVPVIVGREIETNTTLRSLVSRLKHLLEIIKASNMGNRSSGRNTRPWHGRNQNQGQIKTYRPPTQAQPVNQRGNSNPTQPPMCKHCNKRHPGMFRRLTRACLKCGDMGHKINECPKAGNRPTDTTKGATVPPTTGGRVFSLTAGEAANAPVSQLIAQHLKISPSLLDQALVISTPMGNPLVITHVYKDCPLVIGNVIRIANLYPMQMRDFDVILGMDWLSTHRATIDCHSKRVIFGDILNPECIYQGTQPRKSIKIISTLKAQKLISHGCEGFLAAIKDTSVDTPRVEDVRIVRDISDVFPEELPGIPPEREVEFTIDLIPGAEPISKKPYRMAPLELKEFKEQLQELLELGFIRPSVSPWGAPVTIRNRYPLPRIDDLFDQLQGAKFFSKIDLRSGYHQLRVRDQDVHKTAFRTRYGHYEFLVMPFCLINAPVVFMDLMNRVFHEYLDRFVIVFIDDILVFSKSSVEHEDHLRTVLGTLPQEKLYAKFSKCNFWLEQVAFLGHIVSVEGITMDLSKVEDITKWPRPTSVTKVRSILGLAGYYRRFVEGFSILALPLTQLLRKGVKFTWNDDREKSFEALKVKIEPNLITQIKEAQKEDGELWAMLQNMRVGKQSEFRVDEHGTIWCGKRLCVPDDSTLRESLLTEAHSSPYSIHPGSTKMYRDLRQHFWWSGMKEDVARHVSQCLICQQVKIEHQRASGLLQSLDIPVWKWDDISMDFVTRLPRTLIKNDAIWVVVDRLTKSAHFLPIRKGYLVSKLSEIFLHEIVRLHGTPSSIVCDRDPSFTSRF, from the exons ATGCCTCCTCGTCGTGAGAAACGCAACTCTGGTCGTCGTAATGGTGGTGGACCAAATGAACCTGATCCAAATATCGTAGCTGCTATCACTCAGGCCTTTACTGCTATGTTGCCTACACTTGTTCAGGCCGTACGTGGTCCTGATCCGAATTCAAATCCTaatccaaaccctaaccccaaTCCTAATCCGAACCCTAATCCCAATCCAAATCCGAACCCTAATCCAGACCCAATCCCAAACGGTGTAATTGGGGATTGGCTAGATAAGTTCATAAAACAGAAACTGAGATCTTTCACAAAGGCAACCACTCCAATTGTAGCAAGGGATTGGATTGCTAATATCGAGAAAATATTCCGGGCATTAGGAGTTGGCGATGAATTTAAATCGAGATTAGCATCGTATAAACTAGAAGAAGATGCACAAACTTG TTGGATTTCTTGGGTCAGCGCTGGAACACCAGAGGAACAAGCAGAGAAATATCAATGGGCAGTTTGTGATTGGATTCGTAGAGCAATCATCCAGTCAACGTTCCCCACTGTTGCAGAGGCCGCTAAGGCTGCCAAAAGGGTTGATATGGAGAACAAGAATCTTTGGGTGGTTCCAGTAATAGTAGGAAGAGAAATAGAGACGAATACCACACTCCGTTCACTAGTGAGTCGCCTCAAGCACCTACTCGAAATAATCAAAGCAAGCAATATGGGGAATAGGTCATCGGGGAGGAATACTAGACCATGGCATGGAAGGAACCAAAATCAGGGTCAGATCAAAACCTACCGGCCACCAACCCAAGCTCAACCCGTAAACCAGAGAGGTAACTCGAACCCTACTCAGCCTCCAATGTGTAAACATTGCAACAAGCGTCACCCAGGCATGTTTCGTCGACTTACTAGGGCTTGCCTTAAGTGTGGAGATATGGGGCATAAGATTAATGAGTGCCCAAAGGCTGGAAACCGACCAACTGATACCACTAAGGGAGCTACTGTGCCACCTACTACTGGAGGGCGTGTTTTCTCATTGACTGCAGGGGAAGCTGCTAATGCTCCAG TCTCTCAACTAATTGCCCAACATCTTAAAATTTCGCCTTCTCTATTGGATCAAGCTTTAGTTATTTCTACACCAATGGGAAATCCTTTAGTTATTACTCACGTCTATAAAGATTGCCCGCTTGTGATCGGAAATGTTATTCGTATAGCGAATCTTTATCCCATGCAAATGAGAGATTTTGATGTCATactaggcatggattggttatccacgCATCGCGCTACCATCGATTGTCACTCCAAACGAGTCATTTTTGGTGATATTCTGAATCCTGAATGTATTTATCAAGGAACTCAACCTCGAAAATCCATTAAAATCATCTCTACTCTTAAAGCTCAAAAACTTATATCCCATGGATGCGAGGGATTCTTAGCTGCTATTAAAGATACCTCAGTGGATACACCACGTGTCGAAGACGTTCGTATTGTTCGAGACATCTctgatgtctttccagaagaattaccagggaTACCACCTGAACGTGAAGTAGAGTTCACTATTGATTTGATTCCCGGAGctgaacctatttctaaaaaaCCCTATCGTATGGCCCCATTAGAGTTAAAGGAATTCAAAGAGCAGCTGCAAGAACTTTTGGAACTTGGATTCATTAGACCTAgtgtttcaccttggggagcaccg gtCACCATTCGTAATCGCTATCCCTTACCACGTATTGATGACCTTTTTGACCAACTCCAAGGAGCGAAGtttttctcaaagattgatctcagatcagggtaccatcagttgagggTCAGAGATCAAGATGTTCATAAGACAGCTTTTCGTACCCggtacggtcactatgagtttctagtcatgcctttcTGTTTAATAAATGCTCCTGTTgtttttatggatcttatgaaccgagtattTCATGAGTACTTGGATCGATTcgttattgtattcatcgatgacatcttggTGTTTTCTAAAAGTAGTGTAGAGCATGAGGACCATCTTCGCACGGTTCTAGGAACTTTACCCCAGGAGAAGTTATacgcaaaattttctaagtgcaaCTTTTGGCTTGAACAAGTGGCGTTTCTAGGTCACATTGTATCAGTGGAAGGTATCACAATGGATCTATCAAAGGTGGAAGATATCACTAAATGGCCCAGGCCAACTTCAGTTACCAAAGTTCGGAGtattcttggtctagcgggttattatcgacgTTTCGTAGAGGGATTTTCTATTTTGGCCTTACCTCTCACTCAACTCTTGAGGAAAGGGGTAAAATTTACTTGGAACGATGATCGGGAAAAGAGTTTTGAGGCACTGAA AGTGAAGATCGAACCGAACCTCATCACTCAGATAAAGGAAGCTCAAAAAGAAGATGGTGAGCTTTGGGCGATGTTACAAAATATGAGAGTAGGAAAACAATCTGAATTTCGAGTGGATGAACATGGAACAATATGGTGTGGGAAACGTTTATGTGTGCCAGATGATTCCACTCTTCGTGAATCATTATTGACTGAGGCACACAGTTCACCATATTCTATACACCCTGGATCCACAAAGATGTATAGGGATTTGAGGCAACATTTTTGGTGGAGTGGTATGAAAGAAGATGTAGCTAGACATGTGAGCCAGTGTTTGATTTGTCAGCAAGTGAAGATTGAACATCAACGGGCTAGTGGATTATTACAGTCATTAGATATTCCTGTATGGAAGTGGGATGATATTTCTATGGACTTTGTAACTCGTCTACCAAGAACCCTTATTAagaatgatgctatttgggttgtggTAGATAGACttacaaagtctgctcatttcctgcccATTCGTAAAGGGTACTTGGTGAGTAAGCTATCAGAGATATTCCTTCATGAGATTGTTCGATTGCATGGTACTCCGTCATCTATAGTGTGTGATAGAGATCCAAGTTTCACATCACGGTTCTAG